The genomic window TCAAGATGATACTGTATTATAGTCATTATGGTCAGTAATTCATGTATGCTCCAATTCTGTACTGTAGGTGTTAGATGATGGAGCGCTGTGGTTAATGGCTAATTGTTCATCGGTCAATGTCCATATCTCATTGACCTGACTTTTCTCAAGATATTATCTCACTCAGCTGAGCTACAATAAAATGAGATGAATTGCTTTTTCTGGTTAGTTCCCATCAAATGTCATCTATCTTGAATGTACTGACATGACAGTGAGTGGAGAGGTCGCTGTAGTGAATCGATTTGTCAAAATTGTCTTTCAGAGAGGGGGAGCCATCAAACGAGGACGGTTTGCCCGGCTCATGCAAATCATGAAACTTCGGCTGCCCTATCAGCTGTCATCTTTAGACTGGGACCCACAGCATCTGACCAACCAGCAGCAGTGCTACTGCTACTGTGCCGGACCTGGAGAGTGAGTGACACTTTATAGCTTCTAACAGAGTGGATAAATTATGTTATAACATTTTATAATTAGTGTTTAGCACATGTATTGTTCAATAAGCTATACTATTCCCTTTCCTTACCAACAAAAACAAATTGAATATTCATATTTGAACCCTTATGTCCTTTTCACCATTGTATAGCTCTACTGTCAAGACATAATGTGTTTTTCAGTTGAGTATTGCAGCCTCTTTGAAAAATACATAATATACTCTTGTCAGTTGGCCACCAGATGTTAGATATGTTTTAGGCCATTGGGGAGTGTGGTTCATGTTTCTATTTTCCAACTGCAGGTGGAACTTGAAAATGTTGCAGTGTGGAAGTTGTGGTCAGTGGTTTCATGAAGCTTGCACACAGTGTCTGACCAAGCCGTTGTTATATGGAGACAGGTGAGACAGAGTATTGTTATCTATAACCTTGTACTGTTTCTTTGAATTACCATTGTCTAACCATAACAGATAGGTTATTAAACTGGCAGTGGTAGGGCTAATGCTGTTAGTGTTAATTCCTAATAGCAGCGCagttgttattctgcctctctGTTGTCCAATGTAATGTGGTAGAGGTAAAAATGAATTCAAATGAGTCCAGTCCACTACATTATTATTGTCAGATTAACCATCTGTATTATCCTACTGGTTTAATGCCTATGATATACTATATTACTCATTGTTTCTGCATAGGAAAATAATGTTTGAGATTGATGGTGAGGTAGAATGTGGTGGGTTGTtacatctgctaaacaggtgATGGAAACTGGGAAGAATTTGCTGACAGTAGCAACCATGTGCTGTGTTATGTTTCCATTGACTTTTATATCTAGTCAATCACAGACAAAAATAGAATAATAGGTTTTCTATTTCTTTCTGAAAGGTTTTATGAGTTCCAGTGCTCAGTCTGTGCAAGTGGACCAGAGACAATTCAACGGCTACCCATGAGCTGGTAAGGCTATACAGTATCTGCTAAGAGAATAATACATAATTTAACTGCAGGGAATATCACACTAACACACTCTTGAAAACCAGTTTCTTATGACAGGTTTATTGAGTCGTGTGGGTAGCAATATGTTAATTCCTCTTAATCAATCATGTATTGAAAAGCTTTGTGATGTGACTAATTATGAACTAACTACGTCTTTTCCTGGTGTATTTGTTGTAAATACAGGGTAGATTTGGCCCATTTGGTGCTCTACCACCTCTCCTTGTGCTGCAAGAGGAAATACTTTGATTTCGACCATGAAATCATGTCGTTTGCCAATGAGAATTGGGACTCTTTGCTTCTAGGCTCGGTATAAATATTTCCTCACATACGTGCTATGATGAAATGATGTGAAAGTGTTAGCTAGAGTCATTGGTTAGCAGTCATGTGGTAATTATGGGCTTTGATTTCATTAGCTACTTGTCATTGTTATTTAGCACATTTTAAATGGTAAATATCATTTGTAGTTTATTGTGGCTCTCAGGTTACTGCTGTTGCATTTAAATCAGTCATACCCTTTTTTTAATGAACTGTTCACAAATCACATTAGTAACTAACTACATTATCCATGGAAATGTTTATCTTTCGCCAATGAATGTCAACGTGTCTCTAAATGTGTTAACATTTGTTTCAGGCCACCATCCAGTGTTAATAAAACTCTTGATTTTCATTCCTCTCTGTCCCCCAGCTCTCTGACACACCAAGACAAGATCGCTGTCACAATCTGCTCAACGCTTTGAACTCCAACAAAGACAGGTGAGAGTTCGCATATGATGCGAAGAATAAACAGAAGCCACAGCTATGCATGACCAGATTTATGATAGCGTTGCTTCTGGAATTGGACATAAGGGTAAAGAAAATACAGTTAGTTCATTGTTTCTTAATTTGATATGATCAGTAGATAATAATAAGAAAACACAGACAATAAtgataacttgtttaaaaaaaaatgactTTACAAAGTTGTTGTCTACAAGTTTTGAAAGTTGTCATTTTCTTTGTGATGTCATCCAGGTTTGTCTCTGGTAAAGAGATCAAGAAGAAGAAGTGTCTTTTTGGGCTCCAGGTCCGAGCTCCGCCTCCCCTGACCTCTGATTCGTCCCCCCTCATCACTGACCCGCCCATCAACATCACCCAACGGAGAAGGTCAGAGTAAGGACAACTTCTGTGATTTTTATTCTCTGATCATCACAAACACAAATCTCCTTATATGGATACATTCATTCTAGTAATTAATTACACATTTACAATAGTGAAAAAGAGCGGCACCTTGTAGACGGTGGTCTTTCCAGCTGAATAGGAACAACTGTTTCTAACTAAACAAGCACCTGTGTGCCTCATTAAATCATTAAGGGAAGGACACACTTATTTCACTCTGGTGAATATGTTTATAACTAATATTTTGATCAATAAATACATaatctatagtgtgtgtgtgcatacatgcgTGTACATGTGCATGTGGACATTGATTATCTTGCTAAACATTCTCAACACCATCTTCTCTTTCATGCTCTATAGGCTTAAAAGAACAAACACCACATTTATACCCTGACATAGTTTTCTAAGTAAAAACATTGCACCACTCCTCAAGTTAttgactgtgtctctgtgttgttgtgtggAGCAGCCCATTGTCACTGCCCTGCCAGAGGAGAGCGGTGGGGCCAGAGTCACGCAAATCAAAGCGGCGCATCATGGAGACACAGGTCAGTGCTTCTGTCTCGAACCAGGCATCAAGGGAGAGATCAGCCATCAGCCGCCCCCTCACTGCGTAGCAAAGAGCTGCCTGGCAATGGAATGACTTGTCAGTCACAATCAGTCAGTGTGTGGAGAAAAGGTTCTCATTTTAGCCAGTGTTGTTGTCTGTTTACATATTCTTCAACGCCTAGCCCAGCCTACCCATCATACACTATTGAATTGAAGCTGGTTTACCGTTTATGACTCGATCGAGTATGACAACATGTTATGGTCACGGGTTTAGAAATATATTTTTGACTATGAATAGAAAATACACATCCTTTTATACTACTGATCAGGCTGGCTCCCTTATCCTGAGACAATAAATGTTATGGAACGGTCGTATTTCAGCGAGCAGCACTTCCAGCAGACTGTTGTATCCTGAGCGGACATTAATCATCCTCCATCTTGGGGCAGGTTGGTTATCACAGGGAAAGTGCGAGGGGAAGGGACGCTGATATGCGGCGTCTGGGAGCGCTTCCAAGTGCACTTTGCAGTCGATtacagtttggccaggtggcgcTGGCACTTTGACAGTGCAGTATTGACAGAGCACCTCGATTTAAAGGGACAGCGTGCTAGTAAGGGGAGGGGATAATGCTAGCATACCACTGCTGTAATTACTGTATATGTTGTGGGTCACAGTCCAGCATTGGAGGGTGATAGAGCTGAGGGTGTGCTGAGAACTGAGGAAGCAAAGGATATATGGGATAGATTACTGATGTTTTGTTGTTAAGGGTAGCAAGCTCACACTGTAAGAAATGCTACCTCAGTCTCCACAATATGAATCTACTTATCATAGTCAGTGGACACCGcttcaaattaatggatttggctatttgagccacacccgttgctgacaggtgtataaaaccgagcacacagccatgcaatctccatagacaaacattggcagtagaatgaccttaccggccgagcagccgcacacaagcctaagatcaccatgtgcaatgccaagcgtcagatggagtggtgtaaagctcaccgccattggactctggaacagtggaaaagcgttctctggagtgatgaatcacgcttcaccatctggctgtccgacggacaaatctgggtttggcggatgccaggataacgctacctgtccgaatgcatagtgccaactgtaaagtttggtggaggaggaataatggtctggggctgtttttcattgttcgggcaaggccccttatttccagtgaagggaaatcttaacgctacagcatacaattacattctagatgattctgtgcttccaactttgtggcaacagtttgggcaaGGCCCTTTCCTGTAATGCAGGTTTAAAGCTGTCACGTGAAAATATGTATTTCCTTTTGGAAAGACTAGCCCTCTGTACTAACAAAGTTCAAGCGTTtgcaattacattacattttttaaatgatatttatCAAATGTTACTGTATGTTAATAGACCTTGGTTTTTATTTAGATGTATTCACAAGCAGTATGGATTATTCTACAAAGGTAACATTAAAGGACATGAACTGAAGTATCGTGTCTAATGTGTGATTGGATCGACTGATTTGGCGTCAAAACACTAGCTAATCAGTGTTTCTCCTGTGTCCAGCCTTGTCTGCCCCCGGTCCCAGCCACCCCAATAGATCTGGTGCCATGTTGCCATGGCTACGTAGGTGGGACTAACCTCTACAACTCCAGGAAGTCGGAAGAGGAGCTGAATTTGGGGTTGGTACTGTTATTGTATTGGTTACACTTGACATAATGTATAACAAGTAATAATGCATTGTACTGCATTTACAGAGTGTTACTGTTTTTTTTACATCCTCAGTGATTTAGGCTACCCTTATTAGGCAATATGTGGGTGTGGAAATGCATGCATACATTGTTGCTTTTTGTCACCGTTTTTTTTATCCCTGGTCtttccacagctctccacctAAGAGGATGTTTGCCCTGTATCACCCAACCTATAACGGAGCCCCAGCCATCTCCAGAACCCTGCATCACTATAGGTCAGTATTAACCACAGCTCCTCTTGCTGTCCGGGGACTACCCTCAATCTAGACATCTAGAGAGGAAACCATAGCTGTGCCTGGATGACAACGGCAAAAAGTATGAATCGTGAAatattaatctctctctctctctctctctcgctctctctctctctctctctctctctctcttgctctctctctctcttgctctctctcgctcgcttgcTCGCTCTTGCTCTCTTTAGTGCGGAAGACCCTTGTCGAGTGCCGCCCCCTtgcctccccttctccctgtcatcgtcccaccatcaccaccaccaccacaacaaccacaacaaccacaaccaccaccagcagcaccaCCAGCACCAGCCTGGCCAGAAGTTAGATCCCTGCCCCTCCCTCCTGCTGCGTGACGTCCCTTCCTATCCGGGTGGCGTGGGGGGAGGGGGCGGGGGGGATGGGTCAGCTGCCAGGGGCTGGGGGGGCGGGGACGGGGTGAGGATTTTGGCGAGGCGAGTAACACCAGACGGGAAGgtccagtacctcgtggagtgggggAACGTGAGCgtgtactgagagagagagagagagagagagagagagagagagagagagagagagagagagagagagagagagagagagagagagagagagagagagagagagagagagagagagagagagagagagagagagagagagagagagagagagagagagagagagagagagagagagagagagagagagagagagagaggaaggggaggatcaAAACACCAGAGTGCTTGGCAGCAAAGAGGGGAGATTGGAGAGGgcttgagagagagaaaaatagatacAGATACAATGACTGTTGTGCAGGTGCCACAGAAATGTGTGGCAACATCAAGTACAAGCAAAACAAAAAAGGCAAATCCAGGTTGCTCAAACAATATCGCCTCCATTCTATATCATCACACTACGTGTTACTATATCTCCCTCTTTGctagtgtttcccctatatttgTACTGTATACCTTTGGAATATGCCTTTGCATTTATCATGTTTACGTTTGAAgattgtatatacagtatttgaTTATAGGCAATTTGTTACGTTACCTTTTGTCATACTTGATTTACATGATAGTATGTAATAGAAATATATTAGTAGGAGCCACAAGAGGGCTTTTGTTTTTATAGTTAGATTTATATATTCACAATATATTATtgaatgatttgatttgatgatgtggTTGCATAGTGCCTATCTGGATTGTGCATCTGCAGATTGAGAAGTTTACCTGAATCAAGGGATCAGGTGATTGAAATGTCTGACATATATGATAACTATTCTATAAGGTTTTCTTCCTCATCCACCAATTGCAATTGAAGAGTCACAACAATATTGTGTAGGCTTTCACACACAGAATTAGTGTAAAATACATTCCAAACAAATATCAAAACATCTCTTCAAGATTAGTGATCAAAATCTTTGATCAGATAGCCATGGAAAATGGTTGCTCGTTGAGACAGATTTGTCTGTCAATATATGTTGAGGGGTGTTTTACATTCTTTTTGGGAAGACAAGTCAACATACTATGGTATTATGTGCAGGTGAAACTATTTGTACTGTTTTCCATTTTCAGGTCATAGACAGAGGAGTCAGCTCCTATCTTCCAGGTTACACTGAGGATGAGAGATAGTGTTAACTCTGGCCCACTTCCAAGCTGATACCTAAGCCCTAGTCTGGACACTAGATCTGACAAGATTGGATAGATATGAGCAATATGGCTTAAGTTTCATCcggcctatcagagggcaaggtggagctTTCATCATATTTCTCTAatatccaatcctttcagatgTACCCAAATGTCTAAGGGGTTAGGGCTATGGGTGTTTGATTTGGAATTGGGCCCCAGAGATCATAGTGGAACAGGAGGTTGTGTATAGAACTCTAGAATATCATAGTGCAAGGTTCAGAGTTTATATTTATACAGATCTTTATTTCTGTCTTTTGTGGGATACAACACAGATAAGAGTAAATGTGTGAGTTTTATCCCCCAGAAGACAGATTGTGTTACAGGTGTAGTTACAGTAAATACCTAGATAAAACAATAGGCAGTAATACTGTTATAATCATGTCAACAGAAAACATTTTCAGTCATTTTTTTTAAACCACAACAAAGTGTCGCCCATTCCCCA from Coregonus clupeaformis isolate EN_2021a chromosome 17, ASM2061545v1, whole genome shotgun sequence includes these protein-coding regions:
- the phf1 gene encoding PHD finger protein 1 isoform X2, whose protein sequence is MGGVSEGDDVLARWSDGLLYLGNVKRVDGVKQCCLVRFEDNSEFWVLRKDIHSFSVGVEEVCCICDAPPLKEPLINCLKCRHGYHPECHTPSIEPEADSNSWICRQCVFAVATKRGGAIKRGRFARLMQIMKLRLPYQLSSLDWDPQHLTNQQQCYCYCAGPGEWNLKMLQCGSCGQWFHEACTQCLTKPLLYGDRFYEFQCSVCASGPETIQRLPMSWVDLAHLVLYHLSLCCKRKYFDFDHEIMSFANENWDSLLLGSLSDTPRQDRCHNLLNALNSNKDRFVSGKEIKKKKCLFGLQVRAPPPLTSDSSPLITDPPINITQRRSPLSLPCQRRAVGPESRKSKRRIMETQPCLPPVPATPIDLVPCCHGYVGGTNLYNSRKSEEELNLGSPPKRMFALYHPTYNGAPAISRTLHHYSAEDPCRVPPPCLPFSLSSSHHHHHHHNNHNNHNHHQQHHQHQPGQKLDPCPSLLLRDVPSYPGGVGGGGGGDGSAARGWGGGDGVRILARRVTPDGKVQYLVEWGNVSVY
- the phf1 gene encoding PHD finger protein 1 isoform X1, giving the protein MGGVSEGDDVLARWSDGLLYLGNVKRVDGVKQCCLVRFEDNSEFWVLRKDIHSFSVGVEEVCCICDAPPLKEPLINCLKCRHGYHPECHTPSIEPEADSNSWICRQCVFAVATKRGGAIKRGRFARLMQIMKLRLPYQLSSLDWDPQHLTNQQQCYCYCAGPGEWNLKMLQCGSCGQWFHEACTQCLTKPLLYGDRFYEFQCSVCASGPETIQRLPMSWVDLAHLVLYHLSLCCKRKYFDFDHEIMSFANENWDSLLLGSLSDTPRQDRCHNLLNALNSNKDRFVSGKEIKKKKCLFGLQVRAPPPLTSDSSPLITDPPINITQRRRSDPLSLPCQRRAVGPESRKSKRRIMETQPCLPPVPATPIDLVPCCHGYVGGTNLYNSRKSEEELNLGSPPKRMFALYHPTYNGAPAISRTLHHYSAEDPCRVPPPCLPFSLSSSHHHHHHHNNHNNHNHHQQHHQHQPGQKLDPCPSLLLRDVPSYPGGVGGGGGGDGSAARGWGGGDGVRILARRVTPDGKVQYLVEWGNVSVY